From Candidatus Afararchaeum irisae, a single genomic window includes:
- a CDS encoding Hsp20/alpha crystallin family protein produces MTRRNPFDEIFEEINRMMRQLADENSEMRAYSFGLTPDDLRERATTDVSREEPSGTDTETSPRVEVFDDDDSVRVVADLPGVRKDDISLSGTDESLRIRASTDDRNYDTTVQLPERVDPDTAEATYRNGVLETTLEKEEDIRGKEIDIE; encoded by the coding sequence ATGACAAGAAGAAACCCGTTTGACGAGATCTTCGAGGAGATAAACAGGATGATGAGGCAGCTCGCCGACGAGAACTCGGAGATGAGGGCATACAGCTTCGGTCTCACGCCCGATGACCTGCGTGAGAGAGCTACGACTGATGTCTCGCGCGAGGAGCCCTCCGGCACAGACACCGAGACCTCACCCCGTGTCGAGGTGTTCGACGACGACGACTCCGTGAGGGTCGTAGCGGATCTCCCGGGTGTCAGAAAGGACGACATCAGTCTCAGTGGAACCGATGAAAGTCTCAGGATACGTGCATCGACCGACGACAGGAACTACGACACGACAGTACAGCTTCCCGAGAGGGTTGACCCCGACACCGCGGAGGCGACCTACCGAAACGGGGTTCTCGAAACGACCCTCGAGAAGGAAGAAGACATAAGAGGAAAGGAGATAGACATAGAGTAA